A genomic window from Synechococcus sp. CBW1107 includes:
- a CDS encoding TetR/AcrR family transcriptional regulator has product MARPAATGPAPSKRELLIDAALTLFGCEGYRAVGIDALLQRAGVAKMTLYKHFRSKEDLIAAALEQQAAAITTAISARIDAVPPEGADQPRARLLAVFAWLEDWLQDPTFHGCLFAKAAGEYPHPGDLPRQAAVAFKASCRTLLERLCTELPCRHPIALAAQLELLIEGAASLAFLRRDPGAGPAARQAAAVLIDAARRGDPA; this is encoded by the coding sequence ATGGCCCGACCTGCCGCCACCGGTCCTGCGCCCAGCAAGCGCGAGCTGCTGATCGATGCCGCTCTGACACTCTTCGGCTGCGAGGGCTACCGCGCCGTGGGCATCGACGCCCTGCTGCAGCGGGCCGGGGTCGCCAAGATGACCCTCTACAAGCACTTCCGCTCCAAGGAAGATCTGATCGCCGCGGCCCTGGAGCAGCAGGCCGCAGCGATCACGACCGCGATCAGCGCCCGGATCGACGCCGTACCTCCCGAGGGAGCCGATCAGCCCCGCGCCCGGCTGCTGGCGGTGTTCGCCTGGCTCGAGGACTGGCTGCAGGATCCGACCTTTCACGGCTGCCTCTTCGCCAAGGCCGCCGGCGAGTATCCCCACCCCGGTGATCTGCCGCGGCAGGCCGCCGTGGCGTTCAAGGCCTCCTGCCGCACGCTGCTGGAGCGTCTCTGCACCGAGCTGCCGTGCCGGCACCCCATCGCGCTGGCGGCTCAGCTGGAGCTGCTGATCGAAGGGGCCGCCTCGCTGGCTTTCCTGCGCCGTGATCCCGGAGCCGGCCCTGCCGCCCGGCAGGCCGCCGCCGTGCTGATCGATGCGGCGCGTCGCGGCGATCCGGCATGA
- a CDS encoding GNAT family N-acetyltransferase: MTAARPPGDLRIDRSTHDDVEPIVDLVVALLEEISAGLGERVFSADPDTTRTRLRRFLDLPGYASFLARLGNEPVGVLTLYESLALYAEGAFGTIAEFSVVPAWRGRGIGRTLLQAARAFGVSRGWTRLEVTTPPLPAFARTLAFYKREGFAVSGGRKLRCLLEPPR; this comes from the coding sequence ATGACCGCCGCCCGGCCACCCGGGGATCTGCGCATCGATCGCTCCACCCACGACGACGTGGAGCCGATCGTGGACCTGGTGGTCGCGCTCCTGGAGGAGATCAGTGCCGGTCTCGGCGAGCGGGTCTTCAGTGCCGACCCCGACACCACCCGGACCCGGTTGCGGCGGTTCCTGGATCTGCCGGGCTACGCGTCCTTCCTGGCCCGCCTCGGGAACGAGCCCGTCGGGGTGCTCACCCTCTACGAGTCGCTGGCGCTCTATGCGGAGGGTGCCTTCGGCACGATCGCCGAATTCTCCGTGGTGCCGGCCTGGCGCGGGCGCGGTATCGGCCGGACACTGCTGCAGGCGGCCCGGGCCTTCGGGGTCTCCCGCGGCTGGACGCGGCTGGAGGTGACCACGCCGCCGTTGCCGGCCTTCGCCCGCACCCTGGCGTTCTACAAGCGTGAGGGCTTCGCGGTGAGTGGCGGACGCAAGCTGCGCTGCCTTCTGGAGCCCCCGCGCTGA
- a CDS encoding APC family permease, with product MDPDTTASGAPQGGLLHILGVSFGIAGAVGGTIGAGILRTPGLVAAQLGSAPLIVAAWVAGALYALLGALAVAELGTSLPRAGGWTVYARRALGDQAGFSVGWIDWVGHCAGLAWVAVTIGDYTIGLLPALPVGGKVVALIVLLGFALIQRLGVEAGSLSQKILSLGKALAFLGLIVACFLHAPVRELAGLAEPLLESATATAPGAAAAGGISLGIGVVFAMQAVITTYDGWHSPIYFAEEFAEPSRDLPRSLVGGVLSVAGLYLLVNLALLRLLPVPRIAGSVLPLADAAEVLFGAWSSQLIVLLALISSFGLVNAVVMGAPRILYGLSRDGLFLPQFATVSASGTPVLGLALTTVGAGLLVSFGDFTILLGIASFLYVLLYLSGITALFLLRWREPALERPFRDPGYPLSAAIVWLGSLAFLIAAIRNDTANSAWALGLILLSLPLHQLTRQKVPPPA from the coding sequence GTGGATCCCGACACGACGGCATCCGGGGCGCCCCAGGGCGGCCTGCTCCACATCCTGGGGGTGAGCTTCGGGATCGCCGGCGCGGTGGGAGGCACCATCGGCGCCGGCATTCTGCGCACGCCGGGGCTTGTGGCCGCGCAACTGGGCAGCGCGCCCCTGATCGTGGCCGCCTGGGTGGCCGGGGCGCTCTACGCCCTGCTCGGTGCCCTGGCCGTGGCGGAACTGGGCACCAGTCTGCCCCGTGCGGGTGGCTGGACCGTCTATGCCCGCCGGGCCCTTGGTGATCAGGCGGGCTTCTCCGTGGGCTGGATCGACTGGGTGGGCCACTGCGCCGGCCTTGCCTGGGTGGCGGTGACCATCGGCGACTACACCATCGGCCTGCTGCCGGCCCTGCCCGTGGGTGGCAAGGTGGTGGCCCTGATCGTGCTGCTGGGGTTCGCGCTGATCCAGCGGCTGGGCGTCGAGGCCGGCAGCCTCAGCCAGAAGATTCTCAGCCTGGGCAAGGCCCTGGCGTTCCTCGGCCTGATCGTGGCCTGTTTCCTGCATGCCCCGGTGAGGGAGCTGGCGGGGTTGGCCGAACCGCTGCTGGAGTCCGCCACCGCCACCGCCCCTGGCGCGGCCGCCGCCGGGGGGATCAGCCTCGGCATCGGTGTGGTGTTCGCCATGCAGGCGGTGATCACCACCTACGACGGCTGGCACAGCCCGATCTACTTCGCCGAGGAGTTCGCCGAACCGTCGAGGGATCTGCCCCGCTCCCTGGTGGGCGGGGTGCTCAGCGTGGCCGGCCTCTATCTGCTGGTGAATCTGGCCCTGCTGCGGCTCCTGCCGGTCCCGCGGATCGCAGGGTCGGTGCTGCCCCTGGCCGATGCCGCCGAGGTGCTCTTCGGGGCCTGGAGTTCCCAGCTGATCGTGCTGCTGGCCCTGATCTCCTCCTTCGGCCTGGTGAATGCCGTGGTGATGGGCGCGCCGCGCATCCTCTACGGCCTCAGCCGGGATGGCCTGTTCCTGCCGCAGTTCGCCACGGTGAGCGCCAGCGGCACCCCCGTGCTCGGCCTGGCGCTCACCACCGTGGGCGCGGGGCTGCTGGTGAGCTTCGGCGACTTCACGATCCTGCTGGGCATCGCCTCCTTTCTCTACGTGCTGCTGTACCTGAGCGGCATCACCGCGCTGTTCCTGCTGCGCTGGCGTGAGCCCGCTCTGGAGCGGCCCTTCCGTGACCCTGGCTATCCGCTCAGCGCCGCGATCGTGTGGCTGGGGTCGCTGGCCTTCCTGATCGCCGCGATCCGCAACGACACGGCCAACAGCGCCTGGGCCCTGGGCCTGATCCTGCTCAGCCTGCCTCTGCACCAGCTGACACGGCAGAAGGTGCCGCCTCCGGCCTGA
- a CDS encoding FdhF/YdeP family oxidoreductase — protein sequence MKAEPPDPGTPSVGGGWPVIEGWARATLSPKGPLLWQTLLHKSACLSCAWGTGGQNGGFSDELGEPLQRCLKSVEAISAELQPAVPHEVFSGRSVSALQRLSSLEADRLGRLSHPLILREGRSHYERLAWDDVFAITEAAFRVPPQRLASYSSGRSSNEAAYLLQLLLRALGSNNLADCSDLCHAPSTVGLNAVFGSGTSMVSLESLQQADCVVLVGSNAPANHPRLMNELIRLRERGGSVIVINPVLEVGLLKFGSPAFPIKSMLRGSEIASLFLQPVPGSDTAVFLGFQKALLEAGQIRWDFLNAHTEGADAVLEQARATPWEAITACCGLSREELEHAAAVIARSRGVVFAWAMGITHHANGTTNVQAIANTALVSGNAGRPGAGTMPIRGHSNVQGFGSMGVTVKLRADMQQALEALLGRPLSRVPGYDTRALIEAAEAGTVDTLLCLGGNLWGANPDSTQARHALGRIDTVIYLATKPNQGHFHGLGARRTLVLPVFNRFETPHRTTTESGNNFVRLNEPGHTHLKHADLISEVEFLAGLATRLLGREPVDWGQLHDPVYVRQLIARTVPGYGPIAAIDATKREFSVEGRVFEQPSFPTPSGRARMEPTPLPALVQPEPAHFGGLAPGEAGLALTLITARSYSQHNTVVYKPGDAYRGMPHRHTILMNRADLARSGLAPHQTVTVQGEAGALEGVEIIPGEIREGAALMFYPEVNAIIRVPVDPRSGTPAFKRAPVLVRSGLRPEAAPSAVSAGAEAG from the coding sequence GTGAAGGCAGAACCGCCCGATCCAGGCACCCCCAGCGTGGGCGGCGGCTGGCCCGTGATCGAGGGCTGGGCCAGAGCCACCCTCTCCCCGAAGGGCCCCCTGCTCTGGCAGACGCTGCTGCACAAGAGCGCCTGCCTCTCCTGCGCCTGGGGCACGGGCGGCCAGAACGGCGGCTTCAGCGATGAGCTGGGGGAACCGCTGCAGCGCTGCCTCAAGAGCGTGGAGGCGATCAGCGCCGAACTGCAGCCCGCGGTGCCTCACGAGGTGTTCTCGGGCCGCAGCGTCAGCGCGCTCCAGCGCCTGAGTTCCCTGGAGGCGGATCGCCTCGGCCGGCTCAGCCATCCCCTGATCCTGCGCGAGGGCCGCAGCCACTACGAACGCCTCGCCTGGGACGACGTCTTCGCCATCACCGAAGCCGCCTTCCGGGTGCCGCCGCAACGGCTGGCCTCCTACAGCTCCGGACGATCCTCCAACGAGGCCGCCTACCTGCTGCAACTGCTGCTGCGGGCGCTGGGCTCCAACAACCTTGCCGACTGCTCCGACCTCTGCCATGCCCCCTCCACCGTGGGGCTGAACGCGGTGTTCGGCTCGGGCACCTCGATGGTGAGCCTGGAGAGCCTGCAGCAGGCCGACTGCGTGGTGCTGGTGGGCTCGAACGCGCCGGCCAACCACCCGAGGCTGATGAACGAGCTGATCCGCCTGCGCGAGCGCGGCGGCAGCGTGATCGTGATCAACCCGGTGCTGGAGGTGGGGCTCCTGAAGTTCGGCTCGCCGGCTTTCCCGATCAAGTCGATGCTGCGGGGCTCGGAGATTGCCTCGCTGTTCCTGCAACCGGTGCCGGGCAGCGACACGGCTGTGTTCCTGGGCTTTCAGAAGGCCCTGCTGGAGGCCGGTCAGATTCGCTGGGACTTCCTGAACGCCCACACCGAGGGAGCCGACGCGGTGCTGGAGCAGGCACGCGCCACCCCCTGGGAGGCGATCACCGCCTGCTGCGGCCTCAGCCGCGAGGAGCTCGAGCACGCCGCCGCCGTGATCGCCCGCTCCCGCGGCGTGGTCTTCGCCTGGGCGATGGGGATCACCCACCACGCCAACGGCACCACCAACGTGCAGGCCATCGCCAACACCGCCCTGGTCAGCGGCAACGCCGGCCGCCCTGGTGCGGGCACGATGCCGATCCGCGGCCACTCCAACGTGCAGGGCTTCGGTTCGATGGGCGTGACCGTGAAGCTGCGCGCCGACATGCAGCAGGCCCTCGAGGCGCTGCTGGGCCGGCCCCTCAGCCGCGTGCCCGGCTACGACACCCGCGCCCTGATCGAGGCCGCCGAGGCCGGCACGGTCGACACCCTGCTCTGCCTGGGGGGCAACCTCTGGGGCGCCAATCCGGACTCGACCCAGGCCCGCCATGCCCTCGGCCGCATCGACACCGTGATCTACCTGGCCACCAAGCCCAATCAGGGGCATTTCCACGGTCTCGGTGCCCGCCGGACCCTGGTGCTGCCGGTGTTCAACCGCTTCGAGACGCCCCACCGCACCACCACCGAATCGGGCAACAACTTCGTGAGGCTCAACGAACCCGGCCACACCCACCTCAAGCACGCCGATCTGATCAGCGAGGTGGAATTCCTCGCCGGGCTGGCGACGCGGCTGCTGGGCAGGGAGCCCGTGGACTGGGGCCAGCTCCACGATCCCGTCTACGTGCGCCAGCTGATCGCCCGCACCGTGCCCGGCTACGGCCCGATCGCCGCCATCGATGCCACGAAACGGGAGTTCAGTGTGGAGGGGCGGGTGTTCGAGCAGCCCAGCTTCCCCACGCCGTCAGGCAGAGCACGGATGGAGCCCACACCCCTGCCGGCGCTGGTGCAACCGGAGCCGGCCCACTTCGGCGGCCTGGCGCCGGGGGAGGCCGGCCTGGCGCTCACCCTGATCACCGCCCGCAGCTACTCCCAGCACAACACCGTGGTGTACAAGCCGGGTGACGCCTACCGGGGCATGCCCCACCGCCACACGATCCTGATGAACCGGGCCGATCTGGCCCGCTCAGGCCTGGCGCCCCACCAGACGGTGACGGTGCAGGGGGAAGCCGGCGCCCTGGAGGGTGTGGAGATCATCCCGGGTGAGATCCGCGAAGGCGCCGCGCTGATGTTCTACCCGGAGGTGAACGCCATCATCCGGGTCCCGGTGGACCCGCGCTCGGGAACGCCGGCGTTCAAGCGCGCGCCGGTGCTGGTGCGCTCCGGGCTCAGGCCGGAGGCGGCACCTTCTGCCGTGTCAGCTGGTGCAGAGGCAGGCTGA
- a CDS encoding MFS transporter, translated as MSAAASQASITAYALGYGLSQLVWGPLSDRWGRRPTALTGLALFSLASLLLVAVSGFAPFLTMRLIQGIGAGCGTSVSRACLRDVFSDRLLTRAMSFVAMSYALALGLAPFLGGLIARVAPWRVDFLLLSLLGAATAGVLSRGLREPRRPAPTERRAGWGVGEIALGYGRLARDSRFLVPALIATFGTGLMVVYSAVSPFDFEKGLGFSPSQFGAISLSLSIPYLVGAAVLSRWVMGLGQERLLRGGLGAVLAGAALMLALGVTGRFDADSLLVPMLVVTLGAGLMVPIGLAMPMQAFPDQAGQASALTGFLQQEGSGLLVALAVGIPDTTQVPLAGALLALGVVLALLVRAYGRLAPSP; from the coding sequence GTGAGCGCCGCCGCCAGCCAGGCGTCGATCACCGCCTATGCGTTGGGCTATGGCCTCTCGCAGTTGGTGTGGGGCCCGCTCTCCGATCGCTGGGGCCGTCGGCCCACGGCCCTCACGGGGCTGGCTCTGTTCAGCCTGGCCAGTCTGCTGCTGGTTGCAGTCTCGGGATTTGCTCCATTCCTGACCATGCGCTTGATCCAGGGCATCGGCGCCGGCTGCGGCACCTCGGTGTCACGGGCCTGCCTGCGCGATGTCTTCAGCGACCGGCTGCTGACCCGGGCCATGTCGTTCGTGGCCATGAGCTATGCCCTGGCTCTCGGCCTCGCGCCCTTTCTGGGCGGATTGATCGCCCGGGTGGCCCCGTGGCGCGTTGATTTCCTGCTGCTGTCGCTGTTGGGGGCCGCCACGGCCGGGGTGCTCTCCCGGGGGCTCAGGGAACCCCGCAGACCGGCCCCGACTGAGCGGAGAGCAGGGTGGGGCGTGGGCGAGATCGCCCTGGGCTATGGCCGCCTGGCCCGTGATTCCCGCTTCCTGGTGCCCGCCTTGATCGCCACCTTCGGCACCGGACTGATGGTGGTCTACAGCGCGGTCAGTCCATTTGATTTCGAGAAGGGATTGGGCTTCAGCCCGTCTCAGTTCGGTGCCATCTCCCTCAGCCTGAGCATTCCTTATCTGGTGGGCGCCGCCGTGCTGAGCCGCTGGGTGATGGGCCTGGGCCAGGAGCGGTTGCTGCGCGGCGGGCTCGGCGCCGTGCTGGCCGGTGCGGCACTGATGCTGGCGCTGGGGGTGACGGGACGCTTCGATGCCGACTCCCTGCTGGTGCCGATGCTTGTGGTCACGCTGGGGGCGGGCCTCATGGTGCCGATCGGCCTGGCCATGCCGATGCAGGCCTTCCCCGACCAGGCCGGGCAGGCCTCGGCCCTCACGGGTTTCCTGCAGCAGGAAGGATCCGGTCTGCTGGTGGCCCTGGCGGTTGGGATCCCCGACACCACCCAGGTCCCTCTGGCAGGGGCCTTGCTCGCCCTCGGCGTGGTCCTGGCCCTGCTGGTGCGTGCCTACGGGCGCCTGGCCCCCTCCCCGTGA
- a CDS encoding chloride channel protein, with protein MTGPRPSPAPGLRAALAWSQTLLVAGGAIGLVELPYQWLSELGFRLQALWTPGGPAERPWLLLPLVLGTALFLVLAWGPLAAGRGGGITGVLVLQNASGDAERTRAGASLELRRQLVRLPLVALTHLAGLSVGTESPSAALGASMLLALRRRFLVLQQLPVALVAAIGGGAGLGAAFRSPLLGAAYALEELSAVHGLPLMVPTLILGGLGGALNSRLGQPARLAEGMGAALELRLLPLALLITLVTALLGVLLVRLLIPLSGWLAQRLRDRFRWLTAVGITLSLALLAVLSGGLSLNDGSLALGPALAGAPATGWWAAVPRLLGPLLSIAIGAPGGLMHDSMTLGAVLVTPWLGALPEQQQAALAGVAAAALFSGACRTPLFCALFVFTLQGNAVLLPWLLTASAIAAAMGRWLGGPSWNEVQVEAFRTR; from the coding sequence GTGACTGGCCCACGTCCATCCCCTGCTCCGGGCCTGCGCGCGGCTCTGGCCTGGTCGCAGACGCTGCTGGTGGCGGGGGGCGCCATCGGGCTGGTGGAGCTTCCCTATCAGTGGCTCTCGGAGCTGGGGTTCCGCCTTCAGGCGCTCTGGACTCCGGGCGGGCCGGCGGAGCGCCCCTGGCTGCTGCTGCCCCTGGTGCTGGGCACGGCCCTGTTCCTGGTGCTCGCCTGGGGGCCGCTGGCGGCCGGCCGGGGCGGCGGCATCACCGGGGTGCTGGTGCTGCAGAACGCCAGCGGCGACGCCGAGCGAACCAGGGCCGGCGCCAGCCTCGAGCTGAGGCGCCAGCTGGTACGCCTGCCGCTGGTGGCCCTCACCCATCTGGCCGGCCTGAGTGTCGGCACCGAGTCCCCGTCCGCGGCCCTGGGCGCCTCCATGCTGCTGGCGCTGCGCCGCCGCTTCCTTGTGCTGCAGCAGCTGCCTGTGGCCCTGGTGGCCGCCATCGGGGGTGGCGCCGGCCTTGGGGCGGCCTTCCGCTCTCCCCTGCTGGGAGCCGCCTATGCCCTGGAGGAACTCAGCGCCGTCCATGGCTTGCCGCTGATGGTGCCGACCCTGATCCTTGGGGGGCTCGGCGGGGCACTCAACTCGCGGCTGGGTCAGCCGGCCCGCCTGGCGGAGGGCATGGGCGCGGCTCTGGAGCTGCGGTTGCTGCCGCTGGCGTTGCTGATCACCCTGGTCACGGCTCTGCTGGGAGTCCTGCTGGTGCGCCTGCTCATCCCCCTCTCCGGCTGGCTGGCCCAGCGACTGCGCGACCGCTTCCGCTGGCTCACCGCTGTGGGGATCACCCTGAGCCTCGCGCTGCTGGCCGTGCTAAGCGGAGGGCTCAGTCTCAACGACGGCTCCCTCGCCCTGGGACCGGCCCTGGCCGGCGCACCCGCAACTGGGTGGTGGGCGGCTGTGCCGCGCCTGCTGGGACCCCTGCTCAGCATTGCGATCGGGGCCCCCGGAGGACTGATGCATGACTCGATGACCCTCGGGGCTGTGCTGGTGACCCCATGGCTCGGCGCCTTGCCCGAGCAGCAGCAGGCGGCTCTGGCGGGAGTGGCCGCGGCTGCCCTCTTCAGCGGGGCCTGCCGTACGCCGCTGTTCTGCGCCCTGTTCGTGTTCACCCTCCAGGGCAATGCCGTTCTGCTGCCGTGGCTGCTCACGGCTTCGGCCATCGCGGCGGCCATGGGCCGCTGGCTGGGCGGCCCCAGCTGGAACGAGGTGCAGGTGGAGGCTTTCCGGACTCGATAG
- a CDS encoding oxygenase MpaB family protein yields the protein MDLTLDAAAPAVAGNQEASATCHRLAGISFPWDMTRSLELALLKTFCLPSISGLLQRSGEFEARPRKRYDDTGLMVAELLRHGPDSTAGAAVIERMNRIHAHFAISNDDSLYVLSTFVAEPIRWMARYGWRPLTRLEQDHLFRFWAVVGTRMGIAGIPPSLTELLEWNRRVEVQHFRYTASNQRIADATLAMLLEDWPAPLRPLARRLLMGLLTAPVTDSLGWSEAPSWVQRLVLMALKLRSVLAAALARWRPPGEARFYSDRPTPSYGPRFSLEQLGPPALLARLNTPPSSAPGDGRDPSAGD from the coding sequence GTGGATCTGACTCTCGATGCAGCGGCCCCGGCGGTGGCCGGAAACCAGGAGGCCAGCGCCACCTGTCACCGGCTGGCGGGGATCAGCTTCCCCTGGGACATGACCCGCTCCCTGGAGCTGGCCCTGCTCAAGACCTTCTGTCTGCCCTCGATCTCCGGCCTGCTGCAACGCAGCGGTGAGTTCGAGGCCCGCCCCCGCAAGCGCTATGACGACACCGGATTGATGGTGGCGGAGCTGCTCAGGCATGGGCCCGACAGCACCGCGGGGGCGGCGGTGATCGAGCGGATGAACCGCATCCACGCTCACTTCGCCATCAGCAACGACGACTCTCTCTATGTGCTCTCCACCTTCGTGGCGGAACCGATCCGCTGGATGGCCCGTTATGGCTGGAGACCGCTCACCCGGCTGGAGCAGGACCACCTGTTCCGCTTCTGGGCGGTGGTGGGCACCCGGATGGGCATCGCGGGGATCCCGCCCAGCCTGACGGAGCTGCTGGAGTGGAACCGCCGCGTGGAGGTCCAGCACTTCCGCTACACCGCCAGCAACCAGCGCATTGCCGACGCCACCCTGGCGATGTTGCTCGAGGACTGGCCGGCTCCCCTGCGGCCGCTCGCGCGCCGCCTGCTGATGGGTCTGCTCACGGCCCCGGTGACCGACAGCCTGGGCTGGAGCGAGGCGCCCAGCTGGGTTCAGAGACTGGTGCTGATGGCCCTGAAACTGCGCAGCGTCCTGGCTGCAGCGCTTGCGCGCTGGAGGCCCCCAGGCGAGGCCCGCTTCTATTCCGATCGTCCCACACCCAGTTATGGCCCTCGGTTTTCCCTCGAGCAGCTGGGTCCACCGGCCTTGCTGGCTCGCCTCAACACGCCCCCGTCCAGCGCGCCCGGGGATGGGCGGGACCCCTCTGCCGGCGACTGA
- a CDS encoding HAD-IIB family hydrolase produces MVDTASTSGLYILLISVHGLIRGQDLELGRDADTGGQTKYVVELAKALSRQEGVERVDLVTRLVVDEAISPDYKAPVEKLSENLQIVRIKAGPDEYIPKEQLWPHMDSFADHLYTWLSEQSRLPDVIHTHYADAGYVGVRLANLTGLPLVHTGHSLGRDKYRRLLAVGMGIEQIEQRYHMQARISAEEDTLSCAELVITSTRNEIESQYELYDYYTPEKMAVIPPGTDLEQFHPPIEGQPAESRAFQNTLNLFLRDPAKPMILALSRPDERKNIVSLLEAYGQTKSLQELANLVIVAGNRDDIRELNDGAQSVLTELLWVIDVYELYGKVALPKHHSAENVPEIYRLAAASRGVFVNPALTEPFGLTLLEAAASGLPLVATENGGPVDIIGNCRNGLLVDPLSREAIADALLSILQKPARWQEFSSNGLRNIARFYSWEAHAKAYLAMVQPLVSKRKPLTQVPSTHQFSSYRNRALFTALDNTLLGDAEALEQFAKVVRTHRRQFLFGIATGRRLDSVLTILKRNSIPTPDVLITSLGTEIYYTSELFADIAWSYHIDHSWTPQVLRRALESLPGLSPQPKNEQSRFKVSYFYDAQIAPPLDEILGLLRQQELSVNATLSFGQYLDIVPARASKGQALRYVASQYNIPLDRTLVTGGSGGDADMLRGNTLGVVVANRHQEELSNLSENEQVYFANGAHAWGILEAIRHYGFF; encoded by the coding sequence ATGGTAGATACGGCCAGTACCAGTGGTCTCTATATTCTGCTCATCAGTGTGCATGGATTGATTCGAGGGCAGGATCTCGAGCTCGGTCGAGATGCCGATACGGGGGGACAAACAAAATACGTTGTGGAGCTCGCCAAGGCTCTGTCCAGGCAGGAGGGGGTCGAGCGGGTTGATCTGGTGACACGGCTGGTCGTCGATGAGGCCATCAGCCCTGATTACAAAGCTCCCGTTGAGAAGCTCTCCGAGAATCTTCAGATCGTCCGGATCAAGGCCGGACCAGATGAGTACATACCGAAGGAGCAGCTCTGGCCACACATGGACAGCTTCGCTGACCATCTCTACACCTGGCTGAGTGAGCAGTCGCGCCTTCCGGACGTCATCCATACCCACTATGCCGATGCCGGATATGTAGGAGTCCGTCTGGCGAATCTCACAGGACTGCCACTGGTGCATACAGGCCACTCCCTTGGTCGCGATAAGTACCGTCGCCTTCTTGCCGTGGGTATGGGCATTGAGCAGATCGAGCAGCGCTATCACATGCAGGCGCGAATCAGCGCTGAGGAAGATACATTGAGTTGTGCTGAATTGGTGATCACCAGCACCCGCAATGAGATCGAAAGTCAATATGAGCTTTATGATTATTACACTCCTGAGAAGATGGCGGTGATTCCGCCGGGGACTGATCTCGAGCAGTTCCATCCCCCCATCGAGGGCCAGCCTGCTGAATCGCGGGCGTTTCAGAACACGCTCAACCTGTTTCTGCGTGATCCGGCCAAGCCGATGATCCTGGCGCTGTCACGGCCGGACGAGCGCAAGAACATTGTTTCGTTGCTTGAGGCCTATGGCCAGACCAAGAGCTTGCAGGAGCTGGCCAATCTTGTGATCGTGGCCGGCAACCGCGATGACATCCGCGAGCTCAATGATGGGGCTCAGTCGGTGTTGACTGAATTGCTCTGGGTGATTGATGTCTATGAGCTTTACGGAAAAGTAGCCCTCCCCAAGCATCACTCTGCTGAGAACGTTCCTGAGATCTACCGCCTGGCGGCGGCCTCCAGGGGAGTTTTCGTGAATCCCGCCCTGACCGAGCCTTTCGGACTCACCCTCCTGGAGGCCGCCGCCAGCGGACTGCCCCTGGTGGCCACCGAGAACGGCGGTCCTGTCGACATCATCGGCAACTGCCGCAACGGCCTGCTGGTGGATCCGCTCAGCCGTGAGGCCATCGCTGATGCGTTGCTCTCCATTCTTCAGAAGCCGGCGCGTTGGCAGGAGTTCTCTAGCAATGGTCTGCGCAACATTGCCCGCTTCTACTCCTGGGAGGCTCACGCCAAGGCCTACCTGGCCATGGTGCAGCCGCTGGTCTCCAAGCGAAAGCCGCTGACACAGGTTCCGTCGACCCACCAATTCAGCAGCTACCGGAATCGGGCGCTGTTCACCGCCCTCGACAACACCCTTCTTGGCGATGCGGAAGCGTTGGAGCAGTTCGCCAAGGTGGTGCGAACCCATCGCCGCCAGTTCCTCTTCGGCATCGCCACGGGCCGGCGCCTGGATTCCGTGCTGACCATCCTCAAACGCAACAGTATCCCCACGCCCGATGTGCTGATCACCAGCCTGGGGACGGAGATCTATTACACCTCGGAGTTGTTTGCCGACATCGCCTGGAGCTACCACATTGATCACTCCTGGACACCCCAGGTGCTGCGTCGAGCCCTGGAATCCCTGCCAGGGCTTTCACCACAGCCCAAGAATGAACAGAGCCGCTTCAAGGTGTCGTATTTTTATGATGCCCAAATCGCTCCGCCGCTGGACGAGATTCTGGGTTTGCTCAGGCAACAGGAGCTTTCAGTGAATGCGACGTTGTCGTTCGGCCAGTATCTCGATATCGTTCCTGCGCGAGCCTCGAAAGGTCAGGCTTTACGTTATGTCGCCAGTCAATACAATATTCCTCTTGACCGCACCTTGGTGACGGGTGGATCGGGAGGAGATGCTGACATGCTACGTGGTAATACGCTCGGTGTTGTTGTAGCCAACCGCCACCAGGAAGAGCTCTCCAACCTCAGTGAGAATGAACAGGTTTACTTTGCCAATGGCGCCCATGCCTGGGGAATTCTTGAAGCGATCCGCCACTATGGTTTTTTCTGA